The nucleotide sequence TATCTTTGTACGCTGCAAATTTAGAAAATTCAGTTTAGCTTTGAGGTATTTTATAGATTTAGCCTATTTGGGTTCTGCGTATCACGGTTGGCAGATTCAACCAGATGCTATAAGTGTACAGCAGGTCATTCAGCAGGCACTTTCTAGAATACTTCAGCAGAATATAGAAGTAGTAGGAGCGGGGAGAACCGATGCCGGTGTACATGCTACGCAATTATATGCTCATTTTGATAGTGAAGTTCTATTAAATGAAGAAACACTTCAATTTAAACTGAATTCTTTTTTGCCTAAGGACATTTCTATTCAGCAACTATTTAAAGTTCAGCCACAGGCGCATGCCAGATTTGATGCGTCTAGCCGAAGTTATGAATATCATATTGTAAATTCTAAGGATCCTTTTAAAATCGATCTCGCTTATTACCTTTTGAAGCGACCAGATGTTAAAAAGATGAATCGAGCAGCGGCAATGTTGAAAGATTACACTAATTTTAAGTGCTTTTCGAAAAGCCGAACCGATGTAAAAACCTATAATTGCACTATTGCTGAAGCTTTTTGGGAACAAACTGAAAACGAGCTAATATTTCACATCACCGCAGATCGTTTTTTAAGAAACATGGTAAGAGCGATTGTTGGAACATTATTAGAAATCGGATATGATAAAAATTCAGTTGAATTTTTGAAAGAAATCCTTAAAAGTGAAGACAGAAGTATGGCTGGATCTTCGGTTCCTGCCCATGGTTTATATTTAACCAAAATAGAATACCCTAAAACAGCACTTTTTGATGGCCTCTAAAACCGGAAATGCATTTGATTTTGATCTTTTTAAGCGCTTGCTTAAATATACCAATCCCTACAAACTAACTTTTTATTTTGTAGCAATAACCGCGATATTATTATCGTTTTTTGCCGTTGCAAGACCCTATTTGTTGCAGGTGACGATCGATGATTCTATCACACCAAAGGATAACGGGAATTTAATTTTCTACGTTTCTTTGATGATTGGGTTTTTAATTCTGGAGGTAACATCTCAATTTTTCTTTATCTATTTTGCGAATTTACTAGGACAAAATGTAGTTAGAGATCTACGTGTGAATTTGTTTAAACACATGCTTCAGTTTAAGATGAAGTATTACGACAAATCTGCCGTTGGTCGTCTGGTAACTCGTGCTGTAAGTGATATCGAAACAATTTCCAGTATTTTTAGTCAGGGGTTATTTATGATCATTAGTGATTTACTAAAAATGATCGTCGTTCTTGGGTTTATGTTTTATAAAAGCTGGCAATTAACACTGTTGGTAATTACCGTTTTACCTTTTATTATCTATGCTACTCGGGTTTTTCAAAAGAAAATGAAAATTGCCTTTGAAGAAGTACGTACACAAGTGGCTAACCTAAACACCTTTGTTCAGGAACGAATCACAGGGATGAAGATTGTGCAACTTTTTAATCGTGAAAAAGCAGAAT is from Zunongwangia endophytica and encodes:
- the truA gene encoding tRNA pseudouridine(38-40) synthase TruA codes for the protein MRYFIDLAYLGSAYHGWQIQPDAISVQQVIQQALSRILQQNIEVVGAGRTDAGVHATQLYAHFDSEVLLNEETLQFKLNSFLPKDISIQQLFKVQPQAHARFDASSRSYEYHIVNSKDPFKIDLAYYLLKRPDVKKMNRAAAMLKDYTNFKCFSKSRTDVKTYNCTIAEAFWEQTENELIFHITADRFLRNMVRAIVGTLLEIGYDKNSVEFLKEILKSEDRSMAGSSVPAHGLYLTKIEYPKTALFDGL